The following nucleotide sequence is from Cicer arietinum cultivar CDC Frontier isolate Library 1 chromosome 2, Cicar.CDCFrontier_v2.0, whole genome shotgun sequence.
ccaaatattttctttaactttatgatttaacaaaaaatggaaataaataaatgaataactATTAGATCagcaaatgaaaataaaaataaatgaaaataaaaaaattatttaatcattCTATACATATTAAGAagttatataaagaaaaaaaatgtaaatcaataaaatccataaaatccataaaatcataaaattcataaaatcaataaaatacatataaatatcataaattttttctgatttcaaatattattttcatcttaaaataattaaataatttaatcattttatacatattaagaagttatatataaaaaaaatactatttttattaaattatttttattagatattgatatattattaatatgataaatatatagtaaaaatactttattataattatgaataaattattttaattcgaatgaaacataaaaagaaaatgaattaacaattttttttatagaatccATGAATATCAACTTTTGaccaaagttatttttattatgaagaCTAGAGAGTAACtctttaaacaacattattTTTTTGGGAAAAGAACCgacattataataatttattgataaCAATTGCAAGTATATACTGGTTGGATACTCTATCCTTTTATTTTCCCACTTTTCATTTCTTTCTATAAATACATCAATTCTTTAACTCCATTCCATATCTGTCATACCACTCAAAGCCATAAAAACCCAACCAACTCTTTTGAAATAACACATTCGAAAATGGAGTTTCAAGGTTCAATTTTAATCAAGGCTATCTTGGTGCTGCAATGTTTTTCTATTCTATGTGCTTCACAGTCACAAGATTTTGACTTCTTCTACTTCGTTCAACAGGTAATATATCATCATAATTTTTAGTTAAGAGACtcctattctatattttaaaaaatctacacatgtttttaaaaatgttttgtcaaattcatttataatctatacatatatgttttgttgttgttgtaaagaatatacattaaataataatttgagattttgaatATGTAGTGGCCAGGATCATATTGTGACTCAAAAAAGGCTTGTTGCTACCCAACAACAGGGAAGCCTGATGCAGATTTTGGAATTCATGGTTTATGGCCTAATTACAAGGATGGTACATACCCATCTAACTGTGATCCTAGTAAACCATTTGATGAATCTCAGGTATTTCATTTTGCATCAGTTCAATTTTTCATATCACATTGTAATTtgcaaagttttaaatttttttatttttaatttttttaaaatttttttttatgtttacattttattattttagaaaaaatggcAGCCGAGAACGAAATAATcctttattaataaattaatacttTTCCATGCGATCAAATCATAGACTTTCATAACACCAATATCTCTGAATAATTGACATGCCTAAatatttaatcattaaaaatgAAGATTTAATCACTACTttgctattaaaaaaattataaatgaatttttattaaacacACCAACATACaagtgaatttatttttttaatggttaTAAATAAGTGAACTAGCAAAGCACGTTTTGTAACCACAAAAAGACCATTTAATCTTATTTACAAGTCATTATAAAAAGGTGTTTGTCTTTATCTTCCATCATCCAAAAACAAACATTTTCTGAATACCGTTCAAGTTTTGCTAGAATAATAGGACATCCGTTCAACTTTATGCtaaacttttaattaaatatcgTGACATAACTTGTACGTAGAGGATacattaaaaagaaattgttttttaatcacaaattagaatctaaaaagcaaaaaagaaaatatcaaataaagtatttcattcaatcttttttataacaaaaatttatatatttgaggTAGAATGTAGACCGGttacattaatttttgtcaATTAAATGTTCCATGTAAAAATTATCTGAAtgagtaatttatttgtatgaCTATTAACTTAATATTAAATTGGCTTCTCATATGATTGACAGATTTCTGGTCTGACCAGCTCTTTGCAAAAGAATTGGCCCACATTAGCATGCCCAAGTGGCGATGGAATTACATTTTGGACCCATGAATGGGAGAAACATGGTACTTGTTCAGAATCAGTTCTTAATCAACATGACTACTTTGAAACAACTCTCAACTTGAAACAAAAAGCCAACCTTCTCAAAGCTCTTACAAGTGCAGGTAAATAtccattatttttattctaattttttttaaatttataaaaatgaccaaattttaaataaaaaataaaaaatgacccAACTTGATCAaatgactaacaacatgaattGTGTGTCAGGAATAAATGCTGATGGAGGATCCTACAGTTTGAGCAACATTAAAACGGCTATACAAGATGGAGTTGGATTTGCTCCATTTATTGAATGCAATAGGGATTCATCTGGTAATAGTCAGCTATACCAAGTTTATTTGTGTGTCGACAATTCTGGATCAGACTTCATTGATTGCCCTGTCTTCCCCCATGGAAAGTGTGGACCTGAAATTGAGTTcccaactttttaagtttgactctaaacacaaataatatttatcttaatGAAATTTGTTTAGTTGTAATCCTTGTCACGTATCTAAGAATGGTGATAATTGaatatgaatatttattaaaagtttatGTATATAATCTTGGTCCACAATATTGTATTCTTTTTGTCCAAATTGTGTTAAGCATGCACTTGTTCCCATATTCTctataaattcaattataagtaaaaaCACATATTATGGTTTTAAAATAACACCATTCCcatgtcaaaatcaattaacacatttaaaattaattttgttctaATAATACAACCAAACATACACTTAATGGTTGAATTCtttctaattatttaaaattaattatcttgAGCTAATTAGTAACACTAGAGCATTGTAAATAATAAGCTAAAGgcttaaaaatttatgttaaagGTTGAAACATGATCCATTTCGGACACCATCGTATACTAATCTAGTATCTAACTGCATAACACAATACCTACATGTAGAAAATTAAcactcaaaattaaattaattaaatttttattgatagaCGCGGTTAACCACTGATTGTACTTTATTAACTAACTATGTGGAAATCATTAactacataataaaaaatatacacgATACTACAATAGACAAATTTTAAGGATTTTTACTGTAAAAATTGAACTGACACATTGAAATCTGGTGTTCTTTGTTAATCAATTTTTTGCACACCATTAGAATTTAGTTTACCCAATTAATTGAAGTTTTTACTCAAAATTAAACTTggtaataaaaaatgattaaatttttttcaaatgatcaTAATGTTATGGACTTATTATATCAAgttaaaatattgtaaataaaaaaattatagttaaatgtgATATGTAAGTGCATACAATTAAAGATAAGAGATAGTAAGATCACACATGCAAAATATATTGGTTCTCTCAACTTAAGATTTTCACTATGTGTTTCAGAATAAGAAAGCTCTCCTTCACGTATTTTCTCTTGATATAACCTTGACCAATTAAAACTTTCACCTTACAATCCAGAAagaaatttttatatcttaCTTTAaactaaaaaggatttttaattataaacacCTTTCAaactagagaaaaaaaaaatataaccacTTTTATATAAGAATGATCCACCAATATAATGTAAAGAACTTGAAGTTTTGCTTGAAAGAAGAGCTTCAGAACTTGTGTTTAATTGAACAAGTGTAGATAGACTTTTAATTGAATTGTTGTCTTCATCTTTTAATTGATCTTAGATTTAAAGATGACGAGAGACTTTgaatatttagttaaaactgaATATAGTCGTTGTTCAGTTTTTTCATGTgtcaattattttctttgaaacaATATATTTGCTTGCACTTATGTTCCGAACATTCTTGTTTAAACTAGAATGTTCTGTTTTGAGTCTGGAATACAAAATGAGCAAGAAGGATGAGATGATTTTTCATATGAATCTTGAAATGATTTTTCTTCAAAGTTTATTCTTGTCATTTAACTGaaccaataaaatatttatcagtgCAATGATTGTGTTCATTGTGAgaatattatttcattataaTTGAGAATATGCTATTCTATATGAGAGAATATATTTTTGGTTGAAGCAATACTTTCCACGATATCTTTTGGTGTTTGCACATATTGTATCTTGTCTATCAAGTATCACTGCgatattttcttataaacaTGACTGTACTAGATATTTTCTTCATGAAGAtgttatcttcaaaattaaacaattattctcttgaagaattaatatattatatgatatatttcttttgagaTTCCTTCATAAAGAAAGTTTATGTGAATCCATAATATGTCCATTGGACATATTTCCCAAggtttcaaataattattatttttttctttattctttGGTCCAAGATGTTTTaaatacttattgcacttgatTCTTGAGACAACTTTTGACTTGTTTAATTGTCACCCATacgtaaaattatttttacagtgCTAATGTAGTGTAGATGCAATAACTATGATGTATTCAACCATAGTTTCCTTGACATGATGATATTGTTTTTGTCATTTAGACAAACATTTATATCCATTTATATCAATAAATGATAAGTGTCgtttttgtgttttgaaaaacttttaaaatcgaTTTATGCTATCAAAAATATTACTGGATTATTCGTGTACTAGGTCgatctctttaagacgtttcacGACACTGCTCAAATTTTGCAAGACAAATTATCAACCATGAAGTTCCCAAGATAAAACAACCCAAATATATTGTATCAAAGTTCTACTGCATCATAGAAaatcgttctagaattacactcTTAATAAGCCAATCAAATGGCTACCACTCGTGATATGGTACAACAACCACTCGAAAGAAAGATAAGAAGTGAGAAAGAAAGGGGGAGAAACAGAGAAAAGCCTTAGATGCACAGAACTTTTGGTGTGCTTTTTCAACTGAGGAGAACCctttatttatagaggaaatctgCAACTGGATTAGAGAAAAACAAGAGATCCATCAGTCAAGATTCACAAAACATGAGCTCCAATCTTCCATAGGTTTTTAACGACAAAAACGTGCACTCCAAACTTTACAAGGTTTTTGACCGGGAAATAATCAGATGTGTGAGTCCAAAGAATAGGGTTTGACTGGGCAATAAACAAATGCACAAATTCAAAAAGGAAGACTAGATCAAATATTGAATATTGACTCGGTGAAGGGCAATTATGTAATTAACATATCAATGAGAGATAAAAATGCAAACATTcgtttaataataaattagtaattttattaatttttcatataataaaaaataatacaccacttTGCATACGTTCTTCATCCTTCACAAAATTGAGGCACCTATTGGGGCACACCTCAAGTGCAATACCTCCATCTTATAAACACTACTAGTGTGTACTAGCTCTCATATATGagacttccttatttttcaattcacaccaaCACTAACTCTCattaatgtcatcattatttccaacaatcttctattaatatcatcattatttccaacaatcgcccacttgaatttaaaaaaaaaggtttctGAAATAGTGTCAAACGCTTCTACAAGATCGTGCATAAACAGAtgtgtctcttgacttgaacTTTTGCATAacaagtaagattcagattcaacaagagtgactcatagtcttgaactctatatTTGACATCAAaaccacacacaaccttttcatagggtgtattATCAAAATCTCGTGCATTTATTGTCATGTACGTGTATCCTAGTATAGTGAACACTCTTGGatttctgcctcgaaattccattgGAAGTGatcccacttccacattcacatatgTGAGTATATCAAGAGTACTCTAATTGCTAGGTACTCCACTCTACATAGAGTATaaatctcattaagagtttttaTTATCTCATCTTTTTAtagcttcaggaatcatgcttctttcatatataatataacattttcatctcatatcactatgacttgttattacccaatgaacctaattcttggaaTCTCTAATCTTTTAGGTAGAattaccatcataagtgactcattgatctatagacaatagtctcatccttttggatgtatttaggaCTTTCTCTTTAGCTAATCCTTTCATCAAAGGATCTGCTAAATTCTCACCAatgcgtacatgatccactataacaactccGTTAAAAGTAACTCTCTAACTGTGCtgtgcttacgacgtatttttcgtctcttaccgttgtaataatgattctcaataTTTGTAATAGTcgcggtactatcgcagtggatcaagACAATTGGCAAAGGTTTTTCCCATTTAACACATTTTTCAACCAACTTGCTTCTTCCTagtagtagctagtgctatcatttcagactcatAATGGAATGAACCAATATCGCatgtttcttcgatttccaagcTACATCCATTAGTTGTTGATAAGGACCTCAATAacatgaagatgattcatattttaataaattaggatgaaatttatttattttactttggtttgtattaattctaggtttgctttgatttggaactgtaatagttttattattgatttagtttatgttatgtgtaagtgaagatactttacttCCTTATATtcagtttattttagaaaaaataagttGTAAGTCcaatatgggcctagagaatggtgtcacttatgacccatttaggtttagagatagacttagtataaGTAAGCAATTGTAGCCTCATGGAAGGCagattttgaatattatttttgtgaggctttgctctctagagttctttaAAGAATTCACTTTGGacttatcaaggttgttaatccttatggcgttctttttggcttatcaaatTCTAGATTGTGGTGCCATTTTGTTCTTGATTTGTttgctgaataataattttgagtttcctttacatcaaacccttatactcaaattctatcaattttcGTGTTCAGTAACCTGCGATCATATCTCGAGTTTTACATACTTGCTTTCGGTGATTGAACAGCCTAACTTGCGTTTCGTAACATCATCTTTACCTTGTTTTGGAATTGTCCAATTTTGAGTTTTGTAGCTTTGTTTATTGTGTTATCCAACAATATGTGATTTTGACTCAAATATGTAAGTTTTCAACCTAGAACGATCCTTAAAGTGAATCATGACAAATAGGATCATATAATCTGGTACTAGAGCTTGTCTCTAGGTTTGAAATTgagtaaaattttgtttatgcattatttttttttgaaacctAAATTGCTAGTTATGTTGCTTTTGCTTGAATTACTATTCTTACTTAATTTGTGTTGGTGCTactgaaaaaaaaagtattgcaCACAACTTGTTTGACAAAGTTCCTAAGTATGTCATATcatcaatattttcaagattttgTATTGGATCCAGAGTATGTGTAATATCTGTACGAAAATGGATATGCAAAACAGGCAAGAAAAGTAGAGAAGCTAGCAttgagaaagaaagagaaaatcaaagaaaaaaaaaagaagaaaaggagAAACATTTGAGGGACAAAGGGTAAGAAATATACTCCAACTATTTGTCTAATTGTGATAATTCTCTATTGCAAGTGCTTGAATAAGTGAGTCCAAAGGAGAAATGTCATCAATATATTGACATTGAAAGCAAAGAGAAAGATGATGGTAAAATTGAAAGTCTCTTCAAACAAAAGAGTGAGGTGAACAAAACAATGCTAGTGCTTGAAGGTGATTATTCAAAGGTTCCTCAAAAGGATGCTTACAAGGAAATTATTGAGTCTCCATTTTTTTGTAATGAAGAGAATGTCCGTgagaaaaaaattgtgttgTTAAAAGTATTGCACACTACCTGTTTGACAAAATTCCTAAGTATGTCATATCATCAATATTTTCGAGATTTTGTATTGGATCTAGATTATGTGAAATATCTGTACGAAAATGGATATGCAAAACATGCAAGAAAGGTAGAGAAGCTAACATCAAGAGAGAATgagaaaatcaaagaaaaacaaaagaggAGAAATATTTGAGGGACAAAGGGCAAGAAATAGACTCAAACTATTTGTCTAATTGTGATAATTCTCTATTGCAAGTGCTTGAAGAAGTGTCTTCAAAGGAGAAATGTCATCAATGTATTCACATTGAAAGCAAAGAGAAAGATGATGGTAAAATTGAAAGTCTCTTCAAACAAGAGAGTGAGGTGAACGAAGCAATGTTAGTGCTTGAAGGTGATTATGCAAAGGTTCCTCAAAATGATGCTTACAAGGAAATTATTGA
It contains:
- the LOC101498891 gene encoding ribonuclease 1-like, which gives rise to MEFQGSILIKAILVLQCFSILCASQSQDFDFFYFVQQWPGSYCDSKKACCYPTTGKPDADFGIHGLWPNYKDGTYPSNCDPSKPFDESQISGLTSSLQKNWPTLACPSGDGITFWTHEWEKHGTCSESVLNQHDYFETTLNLKQKANLLKALTSAGINADGGSYSLSNIKTAIQDGVGFAPFIECNRDSSGNSQLYQVYLCVDNSGSDFIDCPVFPHGKCGPEIEFPTF